The Erythrobacter sp. HL-111 DNA segment CGGCGGGGCGGACTTCACCACGATCGAAGGGGTCCAGGCGATCTTCGCGACCCGCGCGGGTGTGACGATCGGCTGGACCCATTACCTCGCCTTCGACCTTTTCGTCGGCCTGTGGATCGCGCGCGACGGCGATGCGAAGAACGTCTCGCGGCTGGTGCAGGCCCCGATCCTGCTGGCGACCTTCATGGCCGGGCCGCTCGGCCTGCTGATCTGGCTGGTCGTGCGCGAGCCGGTGGCGCGCAAGACCGGCCGGTTCAGCTAGCGATCTAGGCGGTGGACCTCGCCTGCGGGCCGTGCTTAACCAAGGTCCTGTGACCAAGCTGGGAGAGAGCACGGCCATGGCGCGACAAGCCCATCACGATTTTTTCACCTTCGATGAAATCCTGACCTTCTGGGCGAAGGAACGGCCCGACGCGCCCGCCTTCGAACAGGAGGGCAGGCGCACGAGCTTTGCCGAGGCGGACGACCTCACGCGGCGCCTCATCACCCTTTTGCGCGAACGCGGGGTGGGCAAGGGCGACCGGATCGCGTGGCTCGGCAAGAACGCGGACATGTATTTCCTGCTCTATCTCGCCGCCGCGCGGGTGGGCGCGGTGATGGTGCCGATCGGCTGGCGGCTCGCCCCGCCCGAGATCGCCTACATCCTCGAGGATACCGGCGCGAAGCTGCTCTTCGCCGGCGCCGAATTCGTCGGCACCGCGAGCAGGGTGGCGGGCGACGTGCCGATGAAGCCGCAGGTGATCGAGGCCGAGGCGGCCCGGCGCGAGGCCGCTTCGCTGCCGCCCGCGACCTACGAGGCGCCGGGCCCGGACGAGGCGGTGCTGCAGCTCTACACCTCGGGCACGACCGGCAATCCCAAGGGCGCGGTGCTGTCCAACCGCAACCTCCTCGGCCTTCGCAACCCGGGCAACGAGGCGGGGCTCGAATGGAATTTCTTCGAGGAGGGCGACTGCTTCCTGATCGCGATGCCTTGCGCGCACATCGGGGGCACGGGGCTGATGAACATCGCGGTGGCGAACGGGGTCAGGAGCCTCGTCCAGGCCGAATTCACGCCGGTGGGCGTGCTGGAGGCGATCGAGAACGGCGCGACCCACATGTTCA contains these protein-coding regions:
- a CDS encoding ABA4-like family protein; this encodes MDWSAIFNAVNLLALIAWVALILLPRWPALLSGVLYLGVGLLCLVYAVGMIGVVSGLIPNPEGGGADFTTIEGVQAIFATRAGVTIGWTHYLAFDLFVGLWIARDGDAKNVSRLVQAPILLATFMAGPLGLLIWLVVREPVARKTGRFS